One part of the Malus sylvestris chromosome 2, drMalSylv7.2, whole genome shotgun sequence genome encodes these proteins:
- the LOC126590727 gene encoding pheromone-processing carboxypeptidase KEX1-like encodes MELCASEKKGIWVGSLLEAMVGDTVVAARNSIALLLLATGALMNGINMSPELTAITGRFPFEELLKVEKPGAENKDASDTEDDNEDEDDEEVDDPEDDDAGDEDFSGDEGADKEADPEDDPEANGNGGSDEDDDEEDDDDDDGDDDDDEDEDGEEEEEEDDEIPQPPAKKRK; translated from the exons ATGGAGTTGTGCGCCTCTGAGAAAAAGGGCATCTGGGTTGGCTCTCTTTTGGAAGCAATGGTGGGCGACACTGTCGTTGCTGCTCGCAACTCCATTGCTCTGCTGCTCCTTGCG ACTGGGGCACTGATGAATGGTATCAATATGTCACCGGAATTGACTGCAATCACAGGAAG GTTTCCTTTTGAAGAACTTCTCAAAGTGGAAAAGCCTGGTGCGGAAAACAAAGATGCTAGTGATACAGAGGATGACAACGAGGATGAAGATGATGAGGAGGTGGATGACCCGGAGGATGATGATGCAGGAGATGAGGACTTCTCAGGTGACGAAGGTGCAGATAAAGAAGCGGATCCAGAGGATGATCCTGAAGCCAATGGCAATGGAGGCAGCgatgaggatgatgatgaagaagacgatgatgatgacgatggtgatgatgacgatgatgaagatgaggatggagaagaagaggaagaagaggacgACGAGATTCCACAGCCACCTGCTAAGAAGAGGAAGTGA
- the LOC126590718 gene encoding triphosphate tunnel metalloenzyme 3-like, giving the protein MSQIPKALMEVEVKLRLLDAAAHRQVTTLLAPFLVATHRQENFFFDGSKAELSARLAVLRLRFSDRTPLCAVTLKARAVLVDGISRVEEDEEELDHSIGRACVAEPDKLMAAESRVLRRVREEFGVLGFVGLGGFRNVRDVYDWKGLKLEVDETKYDFGTCYEIECESSDPEGVKVVLEDFLKENGVRYSYSEVSKFATFRAGKLPVTE; this is encoded by the coding sequence ATGTCTCAAATCCCCAAAGCTCTGATGGAAGTCGAGGTCAAGCTCAGGCTCCTCGACGCTGCCGCTCACCGCCAAGTCACCACCCTCCTGGCGCCATTCCTCGTCGCCACGCACCGCCAAGAGAATTTCTTTTTCGACGGCTCCAAAGCCGAGCTCTCGGCCCGCCTAGCCGTTCTCCGGCTACGATTCTCCGACAGGACTCCTCTCTGCGCCGTGACGCTCAAGGCGCGGGCGGTGCTTGTCGATGGCATTAGCCGAGTGGAGGAGGACGAGGAGGAGCTTGATCACTCGATCGGGCGGGCCTGCGTCGCCGAGCCGGATAAGCTGATGGCCGCGGAGTCTAGGGTTTTGAGGAGGGTGAGGGAGGAATTtggggttttagggtttgtgggaTTGGGAGGATTTAGGAATGTGAGGGATGTGTATGATTGGAAAGGCTTGAAATTGGAGGTGGATGAGACTAAGTATGATTTTGGTACTTGTTATGAGATTGAGTGTGAGAGTTCTGACCCTGAAGGAGTGAAGGTGGTGCTTGAGGACTTCTTGAAGGAAAATGGGGTTCGGTATTCCTACTCCGAAGTGTCAAAGTTTGCGACTTTTCGAGCCGGGAAGCTGCCCGTTACTGAGTGA
- the LOC126610075 gene encoding protein S-acyltransferase 24-like, with protein MSSEIEVVEDEVQTGDPGSVSANSTNNNGDANRIGEESLRNDVYTAAAYGDLEKLQRLVECEGCSVSETDGLGYYALQWAALNNRTAAAQYIIEHGGDVNATDHTGQTALHWSAVRGAIQVAELLLQEGARVNAVDMYGYQTTHVAAQYGQTAFLYHIVSKWNADPDVPDNDGRSPLHWAAYKGFADCIRLLLFLDAYKGRQDKEGCTPLHWAAIRGNLEACTVLVQAGKKDDLMVTDNTGLTPAQLAADKNHRQVAFFLGNARRLLDKRCDGNSRLGRISKLGLAPLLWCIIFVLLVTYTHSVIMAPSLPKLTAGSVFVAWLGVFLATSGLVMFYRCSSKDPGYIRMNVHDSQNMKDDEPLLKIEINNPALLAGNWSQLCATCKIVRPLRAKHCPTCDRCVEQFDHHCPWVSNCIGKKNKWDFFAFLVLEVLAMVFTGGVTLMRVSSDPLCPSSFGAWINFVATRHVGALSFFIMDFFLFFGVVVLTVVQASQISRNITTNEMANMMRYNYLRGPGGRFRNPFDHGIRKNCSDFLIKGYNEDVEHIEEPAHDEEGIGMRDINSSNLQKGDAYSHRTNGNSHAAIDVNSNSTPHHGHVHSAHCSHSNNHGKSKTENIPVGLGLGLGRNSARSVVVS; from the exons ATGTCGTCGGAGATCGAGGTCGTCGAGGATGAGGTCCAAACCGGTGATCCTGGATCCGTCTCTGCCAATTCAACGAACAACAATGGCGACGCTAATCGGATTGGGGAAGAGAGTCTGCGAAACGATGTGTATACGGCGGCTGCGTATGGGGATTTGGAGAAGCTTCAGAGATTGGTGGAGTGTGAGGGTTGCTCTGTTTCCGAGACCGATGGTCTCGGCTACTATGCCCTCCAGTGGGCCGCTCTCAACAACCGCACTGCCGCCGCCCAGTATATTATTGAG CATGGAGGAGATGTGAATGCCACAGATCATACGGGGCAAACAGCATTACACTGGAGTGCGGTGCGTGGTGCAATCCAGGTTGCGGAGCTATTACTCCAAGAGGGTGCTCGGGTGAATGCTGTCGATATGTATGGCTATCAG ACTACACATGTTGCGGCTCAATATGGTCAGACAGCTTTCCTGTACCATATTGTTTCAAAATGGAATGCTGACCCTGATGTGCCTGATAATGACGGGAGAAGCCCTTTACACTG GGCTGCTTATAAAGGTTTTGCTGATTGTATACGTCTTCTTTTATTTCTGGATGCATATAAAGGACGCCAAGATAAGGAGG GTTGCACTCCTTTGCATTGGGCTGCTATCAGGGGTAACTTGGAGGCATGTACAGTGTTGGTACAGGCTGGAAAGAAGGACGACTTAATGGTTACAGACAACACTGGCCTTACACCAGCACAACTTGCCGCTGATAAGAATCACAGACAAGTTGCCTTTTTCCTT GGGAATGCTAGAAGACTGCTTGACAAACGCTGTGATGGGAACAGTCGTCTTGGAAGAATTTCAAAACTAGGACTTGCGCCACTACTTTGGTGTATAATCTTTGTGCTCCTGGTGACCTATACTCATTCTGTCATTATGG CACCAAGTCTGCCAAAATTAACAGCTGGATCAGTTTTTGTTGCATGGCTAGGAGTTTTCCTAGCAACATCCGGGCTTGTTATGTTCTATAGATGCAGCAG CAAGGATCCAGGTTACATCCGAATGAATGTCCATGattcacaaaatatgaaagATGAT GAGCCTCTTTTGAAGATTGAGATAAATAATCCTGCCTTGCTAGCTGGTAATTGGTCTCAGCTCTGTGCAACGTGCAAG ATTGTCAGGCCTCTTCGTGCAAAGCACTGTCCAACTTGTGATCGTTGTGTTGAACAATTTGACCACCATTGCCCCTGGGTATCCAATTGCATTGGCAAG aaaaacaagtgggaTTTCTTTGCTTTCCTTGTTCTGGAAGTTTTGGCGATGGTGTTTACTGGAGGGGTTACTCTTATGA GAGTTTCGAGCGATCCATTGTGTCCATCTTCTTTTGGAGCATGGATCAATTTTGTTGCTACTAGACATGTGGGTgctctttcattttttataatggatttcttcctcttctttggcGTGGTGGTTTTGACCGTTGTCCAAGCTTCTCAg ATATCACGGAACATTACAACTAACGAAATGGCAAACATGATGCGCTATAACTACCTTCGAGGCCCAGGTGGTAGGTTCAGAAATCCATTCGATCATGGGATAAGGAAGAATTGTTCGGATTTCTTGATCAAGGGTTACAACGAAGATGTGGAACACATTGAAGAACCGGCTCATGATGAGGAGGGAATTGGGATGAGGGATATAAATTCTTCAAACTTGCAGAAAGGGGACGCCTATTCTCACCGCACAAACGGCAACAGTCACGCTGCAATCGATGTAAATTCTAATTCAACACCACATCACGGTCACGTTCATTCTGCCCATTGCAGCCATAGTAACAACCACGGGAAATCGAAAACTGAAAACATTCCGGTAGGATTGGGTCTTGGCCTGGGACGGAACAGTGCCCGGTCTGTTGTAGTTTCATGA
- the LOC126591445 gene encoding uncharacterized protein LOC126591445, producing the protein MMGGICSRKRDQPVIEDEVRSVVAGRYGKSSSSKWLRNSSFRPAVELPPGGAGACPSLLELCIRKICQDIDKYSSFSMLPRDLSQQIFNELVCSNSLTDVSLEAFRDCALEDIGLGEYPDVKDSWMSVISSQGSHLLSVDLSGSEVTDSGLALLKGCSNLQALTYNYCDYVSEQGLKLISGLSNLTSLSFKRSDAIGAEGMSAFSGLLNLEKLDLERCSDIHGGFVHLKGLKKLKSLNVRCCRSITDSDLKAISGLTELNELQLSNCNITDFGISYLKGLHRLRMLNLEGCNVTASCLQSISALVALAYLNLNRCDLSDEGCDKFSGLKNLKVLSLGFNNITDACLMHLKGLTKLESLNLDSCKIGDKGLANLEGLSILKNLELSDTEVGSSGLRHLSGLKNLENLNLSFTPVTDSGLKRISGLTSLKSLNLDSRQITDDGLAVITSLTGLTHLDLFGAHISDSGASCLKYFKNLQSLEICGGGLTDAGVKNIKDLTRLTRLNISQNCNLTDNSLELISGLTALVSLNASNSRITNDGLQHLKPLKNLRALNLESCKVTASEIMKLQSDALPNLVSFRPE; encoded by the exons ATGATGGGGGGAATTTGTTCAAGAAAGCGAGACCAACCGGTCATTGAAGATGAAGTTCGCAGCGTCGTGGCTGGAAGATATGGTAAGAGTAGCAGTTCAAAATGGCTGAGGAATTCATCTTTTCGACCCGCTGTAGAGCTGCCTCCAGGAGGAGCAGGGGCTTGCCCATCTCTCTTGGAATTGTGCATTCGTAAAATATGCCAG GACATTGACAAATATAGCTCGTTTTCGATGCTGCCAAGGGATCTTAGTCAACAGATATTCAATGAATTGGTCTGTTCCAATTCTCTTACTGATGTTTCTCTTGAAGCTTTTAGAGATTGCGCCCTCGAG GATATTGGTTTGGGGGAATACCCTGATGTGAAAGATAGTTGGATGAGTGTCATCTCTTCACAAGGTTCACATTTACTTTCCGTTGATCTTTCCGGTTCAGAGGTGACAGATTCTGGGTTGGCTCTTCTGAAAGGCTGCTCGAACCTCCAAGCATTAACTTATAATTACTGTGACTATGTTTCTGAACAGGGACTTAAACTCATAAGTG GTCTTTCAAACTTGACATCCTTAAGTTTTAAAAGGAGCGATGCAATAGGTGCTGAAGGGATGAGTGCTTTCTCTGGCTTACTTAACTTGGAAAAGTTGGACCTGGAGAGGTGTTCAGATATTCATGGTGGATTTGTTCATCTTAAAG GTTTGAAGAAACTGAAGTCTCTTAATGTAAGATGTTGTAGAAGCATCACAGATTCAGATTTGAAGGCCATCTCAG GGCTTACTGAGCTGAATGAGTTGCAGCTATCCAACTGTAACATTACTGATTTTGGCATTTCTTATTTGAAAG GCTTGCACAGGCTTAGAATGCTGAATTTAGAGGGATGCAATGTTACAGCCTCATGTCTGCAGTCAATTTCAG CTCTTGTTGCCCTGGCATACTTAAATCTCAACAGATGCGATCTATCTGATGAAGGATGCGATAAGTTTTCGG GACTTAAAAACTTGAAGGTTTTGAGCTTGGGATTCAACAATATTACAGATGCATGTTTGATGCATCTaaaag GTCTAACAAAATTGGAGAGCTTGAACCTGGATTCCTGTAAGATAGGTGACAAGGGGCTTGCTAATTTGGAAG GGCTGTCAATCTTGAAGAACTTGGAGCTATCTGATACTGAAGTTGGAAGCAGTGGGCTTCGTCATCTCTCAG GTTTGAAAAATCttgaaaatttgaacttgtCGTTCACTCCAGTAACTGACAGTGGCTTGAAAAGAATATCTGGATTGACATCTCTCAAATCGCTTAATCTGGATTCTCGCCAAATTACTGATGATGGACTTGCAGTTATTACAA GTCTTACGGGATTGACACATCTGGACCTTTTTGGCGCTCACATTTCAGATTCTGGAGCAAGCTGTTTAAAAT ACTTCAAGAACCTTCAGTCTCTTGAAATATGCGGTGGAGGATTGACTGATGCCGGTGTGAAGAATATCAAAGACCTCACCCGTCTTACAAGGCTAAATATATCACAGAACTGCAACCTGACCGATAACTCTTTGGAGTTGATTTCCG GATTGACTGCATTGGTGTCACTGAACGCTTCAAATTCTCGCATTACCAACGACGGATTGCAGCACTTGAAGCCTTTGAAGAACTTACGTGCGCTAAACTTGGAATCGTGCAAGGTGACCGCATCCGAGATCATGAAGCTTCAGTCTGATGCCCTGCCTAATCTCGTCAGCTTTCGGCCGGAATAG